The sequence below is a genomic window from Thioalkalivibrio sp. ALJ12.
CCGTGATCGAGGGCTAAGCCCCGCGGATCCGCCCCTATCCCCATTTTTTGCAGGAGTAGAACGAGACATGAGTGCTAAAGAAGTCCGTTTTGGTAACGACGCCCGCACCCGCATGGCCAAGGGCGTGAACACCCTGGCCAACGCCGTGAAGGTCACCCTCGGTCCCAAGGGCCGCAACGTGGTCCTGGACAAGGCCTTCGGCGCCCCGACTGTCACCAAGGACGGCGTGTCCGTGGCCAAGGAAATCGAACTGGATGACAAGTTCGAGAACATGGGCGCCCAGCTGGTCAAGGAAGTCTCCTCGCAGACCTCCGACGCCGCCGGTGACGGCACCACCACCGCGACCGTGCTGGCTCAGTCCATCGTCCGTGAAGGCATGAAGGCGGTCACCGCTGGCATGAACCCGATGGACCTGAAGCGCGGCATCGACAAGGCCGTGAAGTCCGCGACCCAGGAACTGAAGAAACTGTCCAAGCCGTGCACCGAGCACAAGGCGATCGCTCAGGTCGGCTCGATCTCCGCCAACTCCGACACCGCGATTGGCGAGATCATCGCCGATGCGATGGACAAGGTCGGCAAAGAAGGCGTGATCACCGTCGAGGAAGGCTCCTCGCTGGAGAACGAGCTGGATGTCGTGGAAGGTATGCAGTTCGACCGCGGCTACCTGTCGCCGTACTTCATCAACAACCAGCAGAACATGAGCGCCGAGCTGGACGACGCCTACATCCTCCTGTTCGACAAGAAGATCTCGAACATCCGTGATCTGCTGCCGATCCTGGAAGGTGTGGCCAAGTCCAACAAGCCGCTGCTGATCATCGCCGAGGACATCGAGGGCGAGGCCCTGGCCACGCTGGTGGTGAACTCCATGCGCGGCATCGTGAAGGTTGCCGCCGTGAAGGCCCCGGGCTTTGGCGACCGCCGCAAGGCCATGCTGCAGGACATCGCCGTGCTGACCGGCGGCCAGGTGATCTCCGAAGAGGTCGGCCTGTCGCTGGAGAAGACCACGGTGGAAGACCTGGGTCGTGCCAAGAAGGTGCAGGTGACCAAGGAAAACACCACGATCATCGACGGCATGGGTCAGAACAAGGACATCAAGGCCCGCGTCGACCAGATCCGTGCCCAGATCGAGGAAGCGACTTCCGACTACGACAAGGAAAAGCTGCAGGAACGCGTGGCCAAACTGGCCGGTGGTGTGGCGGTGATCAAGGTCGGTGCTGCCACCGAGGTCGAGATGAAAGAGAAGAAGGCCCGCGTCGAGGACGCCCTGCACGCCACGCGTGCGGCGGTTGAAGAAGGCGTGGTCCCCGGCGGTGGCGTGGCCCTGCTGCGTGCCTGTGCGGCGATCGCCAAGCTCAAGGGTGACAACGACGAGCAGACCGCCGGCGTGAACATCGCCCGTCGCGCGATGGAAGAGCCGCTGCGCCAGATCGTCTACAACACCGGCGAAGAGCCCTCCGTGATCCTGAACAAGGTCCTGGAAGGCAAGGGTAACTACGGCTATAACGCCGCGTCCGGCGAGTTCGGCGACATGATCGATATGGGCATCCTGGATCCGACCAAGGTGACCCGCTCGGCGCTGCAGAACGCCGCGTCCGTGGCCGCCCTGCTGATCACCACCGAGGCCATGGTGGCCGAGCTGCCGAAGAAGGACGACGGCGGTGCCGGTGGCGGCATGGACGACATGGGTGGTATGGGCGGTATGGGAGGCATGGGCGGCATGATGTAAGCCGCTCGGCCTTTTGTGACGCCAAGCAACAGGAGACCCCGCTGCGGCGGGGTCTTTTTGTCTGGATCGCGCCACCCTGTTCTTGTACATCGGAACCCACAAGTAATCTGTGTGTCCTTAAGGGAACAAGGTTCTAGGTAAGGTCGGCGTTTTGATGGGCAGGTAGTTGCCCTGATCAGACAGAAGAAGGGAGTCGCCTGATCACAGGCAGGTGTTTCCTTAATGTGACAACGTTGTGATGCCGATACAATTCTTGGCTGGAATGCGTGCAAAACCGGAAAGCATGTGCCACTATCAAGCTGCTGTAGAGGGCTTGGCGCTCGCTGCTCCAGATTCCGGTCGGGAGTCAACCGTTCGGCAACGCGCTTGTCTCTGATCAGTCGTCGTTTGTTTTTACAAGGAGGCTATGAACATGAATCACAAGCTGGTTAAGAATATTCTGGCCGCGTCCGTGGCCACGCTGCTGATCGGTACCGCGAGCCAGGCAGTGGCTCAGGAGCCGCCGGCGGCCAACGTCACCGACCGCAGCGGTAATGTCGTGATGGATCGCTCTGGCGAGTGCGTGCGCACCCGTTCCTGGGCACCGGAAAACGTCCGTCATTCCGAGTGCGCCGGTTACATCCAGGAAACCGCGGAGGCCCCCGAGCCGGATCCGGCCCCCGAGCCCGAGCCCGAGCCCGAGCCCGAGTTTGAAACCACCACGCTGAGCGCCCAGGCCCTGTTCGATTTTGACAGCGCCGAACTGCGTTCGGAAGGCCGCGATGCCCTGCGTGAACTGGCCCGCAGCCTGACCGCCGACGACGCCGAGTACAGCTCGGTGCTGGTCGAAGGTCACACCTGCACCATCGGCCCGGCCGACTACAACCAGGGCCTGTCCGAGCGTCGCGCCCAGTCCGTGGCCGACTTCCTGGCCAGCGAAGGTGTGCGTGAAGACGACATCCGTACCGTGGGCTACGGTGAGGACCGCCCGACCGCCGACAACTCCACCCGCGAAGGCCGCGAGGCCAACCGTCGCGTGGAAGTGACCTCCGACGTGCGTCAGCGCGCCGACTAAGGTCTCTATAGCTGTCGGTATCCGGCCATCGGTTCGTCCGATGGTCCGGGAATCAGGCCCCGCCTCGGCGGGGCCTTTTTTATGAAGGGTCTTGGAGCCCTGGTTATGTGGTTGCGGCGCGGGGGCGCGTTAAGTTCCGGTTAAGCCTTCCGTCCTAGACTAACTCCAAAACCGGAGGACCTTACTGATCATGAATCTGCATACGCTCAAGCTACACAAGGGCATCCGTCTGGTCGGCCTGACGATCGTCCTGATGCTCGGGGGCATGTTGCTGTCTGGCGCCGCCTCCGCGCATGGGATCGAGCGGGCCACGGATCTGCAGTCCCTGGTGCAGAACGGGGACGGCAAGCCGACCCTGATCATGTTCGCCTCCGACAGCTGTCCCTATTGTGATCGGGCGGAACACCAGCACCTGGGTCCGATGAGCGAGGATGCGAGCTACGAGGGTATCCACATTCGCAAGGTCATCCTCAACCGTGACGAGGTGCGCGACTTCGACGGCGAGGTGCGCCGCGGTCACGAGCTGGGCCGTGCCTACGGGGCGCGTGTGGTCCCGACCATCATGGCCTTTGACGCCGAGGGCAATCCGGTGGGCCAGCCGCTAGTCGGTATCCCCAACGAGCAGCTCTACCGCAGCCAGATCCGTCAGCGCATTCAGCAGGCTATCCGCCACAACGGGGAATCGAGCTAGATAGACGCACCAGAGGTCGGAACGCGCGAAGAAGCTGGAGCGATCTTGACAGGCCCCGGAGCCTGGTTCGGGCTTAGCGTTCGATCCGGTAGATCAGGTCTACGGTCTGCTCGGTGGTGCCGGAGGAGGTCTCCAGTGTCAGCCGCCGGCTGAGCTCGTAGCTCAGCAACACCCGCGAGGTATTGTCGAACAAGCCCACCGAGTAGCGCAGCAGCAGGCGCGGGGACAGATACAGCCCCAGGGTCAGGGCGCTCTCCTCGATACCGCCTTCAGTATCAATCGTAACCTCGTCCAGCCCCAGTTCCGTCCCGATCCGCTGGGTGATCAGCGCGCTTTGTTCGAGGCCGTAGGCCGCGGCCGCCGACGCGATCATGTTGCCGTCCGACTCCGACGCCCCCGAGAGTGGCCGTCCGGTCAGCAGGAAGGCCATGGCTTCGGTCTCGTCCATCGCGGGTTCCGAGAACACCCTCGAGCGCAGGTTGTCCGGGGTCCCGCCGATCTCGAGGCCCACCGTTACGTTGTACTCGCGTACCGTGCGCACGGCGCGCAGGTCCAGTTCCGGTGTTTCCGCAGGCCCCTGGAACAGCAGGATGCCGCGGTCGACTCGCAGATCCTGTCCGTAAGCATTGAAGCGCCCCTCGGGGATGCGAATCTCCCCGAACAGCTGGGTCGGACGCCCGGCAATCTCCTCGACATCCACTTCGCCGGCAAAGCGGGCCGTAAGCCCGTGGCCGTCAAAGCGCACGTCGTCACCCAGACGGATGCGGATGCGGATATCCGTCTTCAGCGCCTGTGCCTCTTCCAGCTCCTCGCCCAGGATGATCTCGTCTCCGGAGACGCGGATCGCGCCCGGGGGCAGGTCCGGTGGGCGGATTCGGGCCCACGGCAGCAGCACCTCGCCGCGCACGCGGATGCCGTCCTCGGGCGTGAACACCAGCTCCAGATCCGGTGTGATCGTCGCCTCGGCGTCCACCCGATTGACGGCGAGGAAGTCTTCTCCGCGCAGCTGCATCTCGGCACGCGGTCCATCACCCCCCAGGTCCACGCGACCCGCGAGGTCGATGGCACCATCGCCTGACTCCAGCCGCCCGTCCAGGGTCATCTCCTCGGCGGAGACGACGTTTGCGGTCACCTCGGGGATCAGGATGTCGATCCCGGCATCCGGGATCAGCACGCCCCCGTCGGTAAAGCGCACGGCGCCCTCGACCAGCGGGGCGTCCAGGCGCCCGCCGAATGTCAGACGGGCATCGAGCACGCCGCGAAGGCGCTGAATGTCGGGGCTTGCCGCCGCAATCCAGGACAGATCATCGAGGCGGGCCTCGAAATCGCCATCGATGCGCGTATCGTCGCCGTCGGGACGTAGTTCGAGTGTCGCCCGTGCGATACCGCCATCGAGAAAGCCGAGTCGAAAATCGACATCCACGTCGCGGTCGCGTACCCGCGCATCGAGATGGACATCCCGGTAGGGCACATCCTGCAACTCGCCATCCTCGTCGCGCACCATCAGGCGCCCATCCGTCGGGCGTACGGCCAGATCCGCGTCGATGCGCCCCTGCTCATCCAGGCGGCCGCTGGCCTCGGCATTGATCTGCCCCTCGATGCCCAGTTCAGGCGGCAACAGGGGCTCCAGCCAGCCAAGCTCCAGGTTCTCCAGGAGTGCACTGAAGTCTCCGCCTGTCGCCTCCTGCCAGCGACCTTCGGCGCAGATGCGCCCGCCTTCCCGGGCCAGGCACAGACGCTCGAGGTCTGCGGACTCCGGGCCGCCTTCCAGGCCGACCGGGGACGGCAACGACCAGTCGCCCGCCTGGGGTTGCGTCAGGTCCAGGCGGGTCAGCCGGCCGCTCCAGTGCGTGGCGTCGAGGTCGAAGCCCCCCGCCATCGCCAGTGCCAGCGTACCCAGTTCCCGGCCATCCACGTCCAGATCCAGGCGATGGTCGTCGACGGTCCCCGAGGCCCTCAGGTGCACGTCGGCCAGGTGGATCCCGGTGGCCGGTTCCAGGTCCTCCAGCCGCAGGTCCAGCCGGGCGGGGGTGTCTTCCGCGAGCCCGGCCTCGGCGTTCAGCTGCAGCCGCGCCAGCGCGATATCCCCCAGCCGGAGGCCGGCACCGTCGCCTTCGGCCGCTACCTGTGGCGCCTCGGGAGACCCGGTGACGTGCGCATCCAGGTTCAGTTGTCCCGCAAGGTCGGGCCATAGCTGCTGCAGTTCCGGGGCATCTACCCGCAGGCGGAAATCCAGCACCTCGGTCCAGCGGCCCTGTGCGCTCAGGGTGTTGGCGCCGAGCGCCAGCTCCAGTTGTTCGACCGTCAGGGCATCGCCTTCCAGCTCGGCTCGGCCGCGCCCTTCGACCGGCTGCTCGCGCAGGGTGCCGGTCAGGCGCTCCAGTTCGGCCTGCAGATGCAGTACGCCGTCCTCGGCCTGCCCGCCGCGGGTGCTGAGTGTCAGGTCGAGGCGGCCGGGTGCCTCGGGTGTGATGATGGCCGGGTCCAATGCCTCGGCCTGCAGTGCGAGGTCCCAGTCGAGACCCTCGGCCCAGCCTACGTCTCCCGCCAGATCCAGGCGCCCGCCGTCGTCCATCGCCAGGCGCAGGCGATCGATCCGGGCGCCGCTCTCGGTCAGGTCCACGCGCCCGTCGCCGGTCACGCCAATGCCATGACTTTCAGCCCGCAGGGGGTCCAGGCGCAGCTGGGCCTGGAGCTGTCCCGAGGCGGGGGTATAGCGGCCGGACACGGCGATGCGCAGCTGATCCAGGTGACCTTCCAGCTCTTCCTGCAGGCGCGCGAGATCCGGTGCGGTCAGTGCCAGATCCATTTCGAGATCCAGCGCGTGCCCCGGATCGGACAGGTCCCCGCCCAGCCCCGCGACCTGTCCACTGAGGGCGGCCGTCAGGGCGTCTTCGTCGACCTTGAGTTCGCTCTCGCGCAGGCGGGCCGTACCGTCCGCGAGCGTCAGGCCCAGCTGTCCGGTCAGGGCGTGGTCCTCGAAGTGGCCTCGCAGCTCGTCGATGTCGATCGCGGCTTCCAGGGCCGCGAGTGGTGTCTGTTCGCTGTCCAGCGGGAGGCGGCCCCGCAGGGTGGCCCGGAGCCGCTCCAGGCCGGCGTCCATTTCCAGACCCAGGGGGGCGGGGTCGAGGTCGTCGAGCGCCAGTTGCAGGTCCCAGTCGAGGACCTCGTCGAAGCGGATGGGTCCGGCGAGCGCCAGGCGTCCGGCCTCGGAATCCAGCCTCAGTGAATCGATCTCGGCCATGGACAAATCACCATGGGCCTGTAGCACGAGTTCGACTGCCGGCATGTCGTCCAGCCGGGCGCCGCCATCCAGGCCCAGCGACCAGTCGTCGGGCTCGCCGGAAGCACGCAGCCGTCCCATGGCGAGATGCGCGGTCTGGTCCGGGGCGAGACGGTAGGCGAACGGGGTCCAGGTGGCCTCGATGTCGAAGCGCGGGTCCTCCAGCACATTGACCACCTCGGCCTGCAGGGTCAGATCCATGCCGGCGCTCAGGGCGTGATGCAGCCGCAGGCGCTCACGCAGGTGTCCGTCCAGCTCCAGCCGCCCTTGTGCCTCGTTGGTGTCGAGGCCTTCGGCCACGGCGTCCGGCAGGGGCGCGGTCCAGGTGCCCTCGGCGTTCACCGCGTAGCCACCTTCAGTCTCGACCCGCGCCTGTAATCGTGCCTGGATCTCCGGCATGTCCAGGTCGAGGTGCTGGAGTTCGATCAGGGCGCCGCTGGCGCGGGCCTGGGCCGCGATCTGCGTGATGGTGACCAGCGGCTCGCCTTCGCGGTAGACCCGCAGGTCGCTCAGCAGGACATCCTCCAGCTGCACGGCCAATGGGAGGCGGATCGCATCGGGTAGTTCGAACGGCTCTTCGTCGTCATCGATCGCCTCGGGTGGCAGGTCGATCAGCAGCCCGGTCGCATGTACAACCGGGATCCGCAGCTCACCGCGCAGGCCGGCGCGGGCGTCGATGCCCAGGCGGCCCTCGTCCAGTTCGATGCGGGGGCCGTCCGGCAGGGACAGGTAGAGACCGTGGATTGCGAGCTCGGTGAACAGCGTGCCCTCCACGCGTTCGATGCGCAGATCCACTGGGGCGTGCTGCTCGGCCTGTTCGACCAGCCAGCGCGTGCCGCTCTCGGAGGCGAGCAGGGCGACCAAACTCCCGATCACCAGGACCAGGAGCAGCAGGACCCCGCCGATCAGCCACAGCAGTGTCTTGCCCAGGCGCCTCACAGGTCCGGCCCCATGGAGAAGTGGATGCGGAAGTCGTCATCGGAATCCGGGCCGTGGGCAATGTCGACGCGGATCGGTCCCACGGGCGAACGCCAGCGCACGCCCACGCCGACGCCGTAAACCGGGTCGAACTCGGTCCATTCGTTGACAACGTTGCCCGCATCCACAAAGGCGGCGGCGCTCCAGTTGCCGCGAACCGGGATGTCGTACTCCAGGCTGCCGACCACCTTGTGGCGCCCGCCGATCACGTCGCCGTCCTCGTTGGTCGGGCCGACCTTCTGGTAGCCGTAGCCGCGGATGCTGGCGTCCCCGCCGGCGAAAAAGCGCAGGGAACTGGGTAGTTCGTGGACCGAATCCACCTCGGTGAATCCGGCATCGGCGCGGGCCAGGACCCGTCCCGGGCCGATGGCGCGTACGACTTTGCCGCTGGCCAGCACCTGAGCGAACGAGGTGCTGGATAGCAGCTCTTCCTGGGCCCCCTGCACGGTGATGTCGAAGCGGTAGCCGCGGCGTGGGGTCATCGGGTCGTCCGCCTCCATGCGGCCGATGCGGTAAGACGGGATCAGCAGGCGGCTGCGATCCGTCTCTTCGCCGACGGTGTAGTCCTCGTACTCGTAGCGCAGGCCCTCGGTGGTTTGCCAGCCGCCGGTTCGCTGCAGCACGCGGTTGGCCCCGATCTGGAAGCGGTCCGACTGCTGGGAATCGGTGTCCTCGGTGCGGTAGGTCGTGAACAGGTTCAGCTGCTCGCGCAGCGGGTCACGCAGCGGGATCGCGTAGTTGAAGCCCACACCGGAGCGTACCGGGGAGGCCTCCAGCTCCGCGTGATAGCGGTGACCGCGCTTGTTGGCATAGCGGTTCTCGAAACGAAAGCGCAGGCGCGGGCCGATATCGGTGGAGTAGCCGATGCCGGCCTCGTAGCTGTGCCGCCGACGAGGCTCGAACTCGGCCACGATCGGGACGTGGCGGTCCTCGGCCTCGTCACGCAGGGGGCGTACCCGTACGCCGGAAAAGTACCCCGAGTCATTCAGGTTTCGCTGCAGCGCGATGATCTGCGAGGAGCTGTAGGGGTCGCCCTCCTCGAAAGGGATCATGCGCTCGACGAACTCTGGCGCCAGGATGTCCTGGTCCAGCGTGACCCGGCCGATGCGGTATCGCTCCCCGGTGTCCATGTGCAGGCGGATGGTCGCGGTGCGGTTTTCGCGGTCGACCTCCAGGCGGCGGGTGTGCAGGTCCGCGTCGAAATAGCCGCGATCCGCCGCAATCCGCGTCATGCGATTGCGCAGGGTGTCGTAGCGGTCATGGCGCAGGACATCGCCTTCCTGGATGTCGGTCTGGCTGAGTACGGCCTCGAACGCGAGATCGCCGACCCCCTCGCCGGTGACCTGGATGTCGACGGTTTCCACTGTGGTCGGAGGGCCGGGATCGAACGTCAGGTGCAGGTCCCAGCAGCCGTCGTTGTCGCGTTCCAGACTCAGGTCCAGTTCGGCATCGTAGTGGCCGACGGCGCGCAGGGCATTGCGGGCTCGCTCCTCCATATCGCGTAGCAGGCGGCGCTCGCGAAAGCCGGGCAGGTCGCAGGGCTGACGCGCCAGGTTGAGGCTGTTGCGAATGTTCTCGCGCTGGAGCTCCGTGCCGCCCTCCAGCACCAGGCCCGGTACCGGGCCATTGTCCTCGTCGGCCGCCAGGGGGAATGCCAGCAGCGCCAGCAGAATCCCGATCCATCTCATCCGCCGAACCGCATGCGCATGCAGCAGGGAAAATGGATGCGGGCGAGGAAGAAGGGTCATGGATCGATGATAGCGGGAAGCCGCAGGGCTTTGGGAAAAGGGGGCGTCCCTATCAGTGTCTTGCCGCGGACGTGAGTTCCCGACAAGGATCACGTCAGTGTCTCCCCTGGGTTCAGACGCTCGGGCAGTCCACTCCGCTCCCGCGCGAGAACACCACCAGATGGGTGAAGTCCAGGCGCAGGCGCACATGCTCGCCGATCACGAAGTTGTCGTGGCTGGGTGCGATGCACAGCACACTGATCCCGTCGGGGAGCCTCAGGGTGTAGAGGAAGTCAGCCCCGCGGAAGGCCTTGTCCAGGATCTCGGTTTGCACCGTGCCCTGTTCGTTGTCGATGGCGATATCGTCCGGGCGTACCAGCACGTCCACCGCAGTGCCCGGCGGGAGCTGCTCGGACATCGAACCCTGGATCTCGCCAAAGGCCGTGTCGACCTGGTCCTCGGTGCATACCATGCCGGGGATCAGTGTGCCCTCGCCGACAAAGTCCGCGACAAAGCGGTCGGCCGGGCGGTGGTACAGGTTATAGGCGGTATCCCATTGCGCAATGCGGCCCTGGTGGATCACCGCGATGCGGTCAGCAAAGGCGAAGGCCTCGTGCTGGTCATGGGTCACCAGGATCGCGGTGGTGTGCTCCGCACGCAGGATGCGCCGCACCTCGCGGGCCAGGTCACCGCGCAGCTCCACGTCCATGCTGGAGAAGGGCTCGTCCAGCAGCAGGAGCGCGGGTTTCGGCGCCAGGGCGCGCGCCAGTGCGATGCGCTGCTGCTGGCCGCCGGACAGGGCGTGCGGATAGGACTCGCCGTATCCGGACAGGCCGACGAGCTTCAGCAGTGTCTGAACGCGATCGGTACGTGCATCGCGGCTCCAGTCGCGGATGCCGAAGGCGATGTTGTCGGCGACACTCAGGTGCGGAAACAGCGCGAAATCCTGGAACACCATGCCGACGCCACGGCGTTCCGGGGGCACCGTGTGTCCGGGCTCGCTGACGGCCCGCCCGCCCAGATGAATGGCCCCGCGCATCACCGGTTCGAAGCCCGCAATCGCGCGCAGCAGGGTGGTCTTGCCGCAGCCGGAGGGGCCCAGCAGGCAGCCGATCTGCCCCTCGGGCAGGGCCAGCGAGACCCCGTGCACCACAGCCTTGCCGTCATAGCCGATGTCGATGCCATCCAGTTCCAGCAGTGGCGTATGGGTGACCTGGATGGCGGCGTTGGAAGTAGCGGCTTGTGTCATGTCAGGTCGTACCGGCGGGCATGGGGAGCGGTTTCTGTGGCGCGTCGGCCTCGGTGTCCGGGCGCTGGTCGGGTGCGCCCTGACCGGGTCGCGAGCGACCGATGGTCATCGACAGCAGGATAACGGGAACCAGCCCGACCAGCACGATGGCCAGTGCGGCACTGGAGGATTCCGCCAGCCGTTCGTCGCCGGCCAGCTCGAAGGCGCGCACCGCGAGGGTGTTGAAATCGAACGGGCGCAGGATCAGCGTCGCAGGCAGCTCCTTGAGTACATCGACAAAGACCAGCAACAGTGCCGTCAGCAGGGTGCCGCGCATGATCGGCAGGTGTACGCGGGTCAGGGTCTGCAGGGGACGCATGCCGAGCGAACGGGCGGCGTCGTCCATGCTTGGCTGGATCTTGCCCAGCCCCGCCTCCACGGTCTGCAGCGAGACCGCGAGAAAGCGCACCGCGTAGGCGAACAGCAGAGCGAACACGGTGCCGGACAGCAGCAGCCCGGTCGACAGCCCGAAGGTGTCGCGCATGAAGCCGTCCAAGGCGTTGTCGAAGGCGGCGAACGGGATCATCACGCCAATCGCGATCACCGTGCCGGGGATCGCGTAGCCCATGCCCGCTACGCGCACGGCGAGGTTGGTAAAGGTCCCGCCTTGCATGCGCTTGGCGTAGGCCAGAACCAGGGCCAGGACTACTGCGATCACGGCAGCGGCCACCGCCAGCCAGAAGGTGTTGAACACCAGCTCGGCGAAGCGGGCGTTCATCCAGTGGTCGGTGGTTTGTGCCGCCCAGATCGTGAGCTGGGCGGCGGGCAGCAGGAACCCGAGCACCACCGGCAGCAGGCAGGCGGTGAACGCCGCCGCGGCCTTCCAGCCCTGCAGGTGATAGCGCGGCAGGGTGGAATAGCGACGGCTGGTGTGATGGAAGCGGGCCTTTGCGCGCGACCAGCGCTCCAGCACGATGAGTATGAAGACGAAGGTCAGCAGCACCGCCGAAAGCTGCGCGGCGGCGGCCGGGTCGCCCAGTCCGTACCAGGTGCGGAACACGCCGGTGGTAAAGGTGCTGATGCCGAAATAGGCGACCGTGCCGTAGTCCGCGAGCACCTCCATTAGCGCAAGGGTCAGCCCGGCGATAATCGCCGGACGGGCCAGCGGCAGGGCCACGCGACGAAATCCGCCGAATGGCCCCTGACCGAGCGTGCGCGAGACCTCCAGCACACAGACCGATTGTTCGAGAAAGGCCGCGCGACTGAGCAGGTACACATACGGATAGAGCACCAGCATCAGCATGACCATCGCCCCGCCGAGCGAGCGGATCTCGGGGAAGAAGTACTCCCCGTAGCCCAGCCCGGTCAGGTCGCGGATCAGGCTCTGCACCGGCCCGGAGAAGTCCAGCATGCCGGTATAGGTGTAGGCGATGATGTAGGCCGGCATCGCCAGCGGCAGCATCAGCGCCCACTGAAAGATGCTGCGTCCGGGGAACTCGCACATGCTCACCAGCCAGGCGACCGGGACGCCGATCAGCAGCACCCCGATGCCGACACCGACCAGCAGGGCCAGGGAGTTGGTGACGTAATCGGCCAGTACCGTCTGGCGCAGGTGTTCCCAGACCTCGCCCGCGGGGATGAACACGTGCCCGAAGATCACCAGCACCGGCAGTGCGAGCACCAGCGCCACCGTAATCGCCACGACCGACCACAGACTGAACGACAGTCGCGGCCGGCCCCGAGAAATGGTTCGCGTAGCGGGCAGGGCTGGGTTGGAGGGCTGGGCGCTCATGGAGTGCGAATAATAAAGGTTCTTGTTTCGAATACCACCAAGACCGCTCCTCCATTAAAGGCTTCGCAGAAACAGTAAGCCCCCGGACGGAGCCGGGGGCTTGCGAAACGCGTGGACCCGAAGGGCATCAGCGCCAGCGTACGCGGTCCATGATTCGCACCGCCTCGCTATTGTTGTCGCCCAGCAGGTGCAGCTCGATGTCGTCGGACTTGAACTCGCCAAAGCCCTGCAGGATCTCGCTGGCCGGCACGTCATCCCGGATCGGGTATTCCTGGTTGGCCTCGGCGTACCACTGTTGCGCCTCCTGCGAGGTCAGGAACTCGATCAGGCGGATGGCGTTGTCGCGGTTCGGGGCATGTGCCGTCACGCCCGCACCACTGATGTTCACGTGTGTGCCGCGGTCGTCCTGGTTGGGCCAGAAGACGCCGATCTGTTCGGCGACATCGCGGTCGCTGCCATCGCCGTCCAGCATCAGCCCCAAGTAGTAGGTGTTGGCGATGGCAACATCACAGACCCCGTCGGCCACTGCGCGAATCTGGTCCCGGTCGCCGCCCTGCGGTCGGCGCGCCATGTTGTTCACGATGCCGGCGGCCCAGGCCTCGGCGGCCTCCGCGCCCTCGGTCGCGATCATCGCGGCCACCAGCGACTGGTTGTAGACGTTGTCGGACGAGCGGATGCAGATACGACCTTCCCATTTCTCGTCGGTCAGGGCCTCGTA
It includes:
- the groL gene encoding chaperonin GroEL (60 kDa chaperone family; promotes refolding of misfolded polypeptides especially under stressful conditions; forms two stacked rings of heptamers to form a barrel-shaped 14mer; ends can be capped by GroES; misfolded proteins enter the barrel where they are refolded when GroES binds), which codes for MSAKEVRFGNDARTRMAKGVNTLANAVKVTLGPKGRNVVLDKAFGAPTVTKDGVSVAKEIELDDKFENMGAQLVKEVSSQTSDAAGDGTTTATVLAQSIVREGMKAVTAGMNPMDLKRGIDKAVKSATQELKKLSKPCTEHKAIAQVGSISANSDTAIGEIIADAMDKVGKEGVITVEEGSSLENELDVVEGMQFDRGYLSPYFINNQQNMSAELDDAYILLFDKKISNIRDLLPILEGVAKSNKPLLIIAEDIEGEALATLVVNSMRGIVKVAAVKAPGFGDRRKAMLQDIAVLTGGQVISEEVGLSLEKTTVEDLGRAKKVQVTKENTTIIDGMGQNKDIKARVDQIRAQIEEATSDYDKEKLQERVAKLAGGVAVIKVGAATEVEMKEKKARVEDALHATRAAVEEGVVPGGGVALLRACAAIAKLKGDNDEQTAGVNIARRAMEEPLRQIVYNTGEEPSVILNKVLEGKGNYGYNAASGEFGDMIDMGILDPTKVTRSALQNAASVAALLITTEAMVAELPKKDDGGAGGGMDDMGGMGGMGGMGGMM
- a CDS encoding OmpA family protein, translated to MNHKLVKNILAASVATLLIGTASQAVAQEPPAANVTDRSGNVVMDRSGECVRTRSWAPENVRHSECAGYIQETAEAPEPDPAPEPEPEPEPEFETTTLSAQALFDFDSAELRSEGRDALRELARSLTADDAEYSSVLVEGHTCTIGPADYNQGLSERRAQSVADFLASEGVREDDIRTVGYGEDRPTADNSTREGREANRRVEVTSDVRQRAD
- a CDS encoding thioredoxin fold domain-containing protein — translated: MNLHTLKLHKGIRLVGLTIVLMLGGMLLSGAASAHGIERATDLQSLVQNGDGKPTLIMFASDSCPYCDRAEHQHLGPMSEDASYEGIHIRKVILNRDEVRDFDGEVRRGHELGRAYGARVVPTIMAFDAEGNPVGQPLVGIPNEQLYRSQIRQRIQQAIRHNGESS
- a CDS encoding translocation/assembly module TamB domain-containing protein → MRRLGKTLLWLIGGVLLLLVLVIGSLVALLASESGTRWLVEQAEQHAPVDLRIERVEGTLFTELAIHGLYLSLPDGPRIELDEGRLGIDARAGLRGELRIPVVHATGLLIDLPPEAIDDDEEPFELPDAIRLPLAVQLEDVLLSDLRVYREGEPLVTITQIAAQARASGALIELQHLDLDMPEIQARLQARVETEGGYAVNAEGTWTAPLPDAVAEGLDTNEAQGRLELDGHLRERLRLHHALSAGMDLTLQAEVVNVLEDPRFDIEATWTPFAYRLAPDQTAHLAMGRLRASGEPDDWSLGLDGGARLDDMPAVELVLQAHGDLSMAEIDSLRLDSEAGRLALAGPIRFDEVLDWDLQLALDDLDPAPLGLEMDAGLERLRATLRGRLPLDSEQTPLAALEAAIDIDELRGHFEDHALTGQLGLTLADGTARLRESELKVDEDALTAALSGQVAGLGGDLSDPGHALDLEMDLALTAPDLARLQEELEGHLDQLRIAVSGRYTPASGQLQAQLRLDPLRAESHGIGVTGDGRVDLTESGARIDRLRLAMDDGGRLDLAGDVGWAEGLDWDLALQAEALDPAIITPEAPGRLDLTLSTRGGQAEDGVLHLQAELERLTGTLREQPVEGRGRAELEGDALTVEQLELALGANTLSAQGRWTEVLDFRLRVDAPELQQLWPDLAGQLNLDAHVTGSPEAPQVAAEGDGAGLRLGDIALARLQLNAEAGLAEDTPARLDLRLEDLEPATGIHLADVHLRASGTVDDHRLDLDVDGRELGTLALAMAGGFDLDATHWSGRLTRLDLTQPQAGDWSLPSPVGLEGGPESADLERLCLAREGGRICAEGRWQEATGGDFSALLENLELGWLEPLLPPELGIEGQINAEASGRLDEQGRIDADLAVRPTDGRLMVRDEDGELQDVPYRDVHLDARVRDRDVDVDFRLGFLDGGIARATLELRPDGDDTRIDGDFEARLDDLSWIAAASPDIQRLRGVLDARLTFGGRLDAPLVEGAVRFTDGGVLIPDAGIDILIPEVTANVVSAEEMTLDGRLESGDGAIDLAGRVDLGGDGPRAEMQLRGEDFLAVNRVDAEATITPDLELVFTPEDGIRVRGEVLLPWARIRPPDLPPGAIRVSGDEIILGEELEEAQALKTDIRIRIRLGDDVRFDGHGLTARFAGEVDVEEIAGRPTQLFGEIRIPEGRFNAYGQDLRVDRGILLFQGPAETPELDLRAVRTVREYNVTVGLEIGGTPDNLRSRVFSEPAMDETEAMAFLLTGRPLSGASESDGNMIASAAAAYGLEQSALITQRIGTELGLDEVTIDTEGGIEESALTLGLYLSPRLLLRYSVGLFDNTSRVLLSYELSRRLTLETSSGTTEQTVDLIYRIER